In the genome of Triticum urartu cultivar G1812 chromosome 5, Tu2.1, whole genome shotgun sequence, one region contains:
- the LOC125507977 gene encoding UMP-CMP kinase 3 — translation MGTVVDAPAVVTEKEVVAENMLGDKKVTVVFVLGGPGSGKGTQCSNIVEHFGFTHLSAGDLLRAEIKSGSENGTMIENMIKEGKIVPSEVTIKLLQQAMIKNENDKFLIDGFPRNEENRAAFENVTKISPAFVLFFNCSEEEMERRLLGRNEGRVDDNIETIRKRFKVFVESSLPVIEYYDAKDKVKKIDAAKPIPEVFEDVKAIFAPYAKAT, via the exons ATGGGCACGGTTGTGGATGCTCCCGCAGTTGTGACTGAGAAGGAG GTGGTTGCTGAGAACATGTTGGGTGACAAGAAAGTCACAGTAGTATTTGTTCTTG GTGGTCCTGGAAGTGGAAAGGGCACACAGTGTTCCAACATTGTTGAACACTTTGGATTCACCCATCTTAGTGCTGGAGATCTTTTGCGCGCGGAGATTAAATCTGGTTCTGAGAATGG AACTATGATTGAGAACATGATAAAGGAGGGAAAGATTGTTCCGTCGGAGGTGACTATAAAGCTCTTGCAGCAAGCCATGATAAAGAATGAGAATGATAAGTTCCTCATTGACGGGTTTCCAAGGAATGAAGAGAATCGTGCTGCGTTCGAGAATGTT ACAAAAATTTCGCCTGCATTTGTGCTATTCTTCAATTGTTCTGAGGAAGAGATGGAAAGACGTCTTTTGGGACGCAATGAG GGTAGagttgatgacaacatcgagACTATCAGGAAGAGATTCAAAGTTTTTGTTGAATCCAGTTTGCCTGTGATTGAGTACTATGACGCGAAGGACAAGGTTAAGAAG ATCGATGCTGCAAAACCAATTCCTGAGGTGTTTGAAGATGTCAAAGCCATTTTTGCCCCATATGCCAAG GCTACATAG